CCATCGCACGGTCTATCGCCCCATCAACACAAGCATTCCTGTTCGGCGTGCCCACCATGCGCAATCCGCATTATATTGGCAAAGTTATTATAGGCTCGCTCTTGATTTGTGACCTTATGTGCGCAACCGCCACCACGCGTCGGCCATATAGAACGCCACGGCCGAGATGAGCGCGGCCCCGGCCAGCGTCCAGAAGACCGGCAGATAGCCGTGGAACGCCGTATACATCAGGCCCGCGCCCAGCGGGCCGGCGGCGCGCGCCAGCGTCGTGAACAGCCCAACCCACCCGCTGATCGTGCCGTAGTTGGCCGGGCCGAAGTACTCGGCCAGCGACGACGCGCGCACCAGCGTGGACATGCCGTTGGCCATGCCGAAAAACGCGACGAATAGCAGCACACCGGTCAGGTCGCTCGTCAGTGCCAGCAGCACCACCGCGCCACCCTGCATCAGCGCGATGGTGACCATGACCGCGCGGCGCGGCAGGAAGCGCATCAGCGGCGCAAAGAACAGCCGCCCTGGTATCTGCATGAACCCGATCAGCCCGACCGACAGTGCGGCGAAATCGCTCGGATAGCCTTTCTCCAGCAAATACGGGATCAGGTGAACGCTCAAGGTGATCGATGCGAGCGTGGTCAGCACCAGCGCGACGGCCAGCGACCAGAACGTCGCGCTCTGCAGCGCCTCGGAGGCCGTCACGCTCGGTGCATGCGCAGCCGTGGGCTTGCCCGGCGCGGCGGGCGGCGGCACGCCGTCGCCGTCGGGCCGCAGCCCGAGGTCGGCGGGACGGCGGCGCAGGATAAACGCGTGCGGTGCGATGGTCAGCACGCCGAGCACGAGCGACAGCGTCAGCAACGCCATGCGCCAGCCCTGCTGCTGGATGATCCAGTTGTTGAGCGGGTTGAAGATGGTGCTGGCCAGCCCGGCGAACAGCGTCAGGATCGTCATGGCCCGGCTGCGGTGGCGCGCAAACCATTGCGCCAGCACGGTGAACGCCGGATCGTACAGGATCGCCGCCATCGTCAGGCCGAGCGCGGCCCAGATGGCATAGAAGGCCGGCAGGCTGTTGATCTGCGAGAGCAGCGCCAGCAGGACGGTCGCGGCGATGGAGCCGGCGGTCATCAGCCCGCGCGAGCCGTGCCGGTCGAGGAAGCGCCCGACCGGAATCGCGGCGAGGCCGGAGATCAGCAGCGCCAGCGAGAATGCGCCGGTCGTCTCCGCGCGCGTCCACTGGAACTCCTTTTCAATCGATGGCAGAAAGACGGAAAATCCGTAGTAGACGATGCCCCACGAAACGGTCTCGGTCAGCGACAGCGCGCCGAGGATCGCCCAGCCATGATAGAACGTGCGGCGCGCGGGATTGAACGGCTTCATGCTGTCCCTGTGCCGACAGAGCGCAAGCAGGTGTCGCGAATTGCATGCGTTGCCCCACCCCCTGACCCCCTCCCCGCTGCGCGGGGAGGGGGAAACAAGCAAAGGGTATTGGCGCGGCGGCTTTGCCGCCGCGCCAATACCCAATACCCGCTTCCCCTTCTCCCCCGCCATGCGGGGGAGAAGGGGTCAGGGGATGAGGGGGCGCATATCACGCCCGTGCTGAACCCAGAGGCTCGTGATGAGGGGGACATAGGTAACGTGAGTTGGCACTAACCGTTGAGCGTGATACGCCGCAGGCGCGGCGTGTCGGACAGGCCGGGGATGCGGCCGCGCTTGGCGACCGGCTGCCCGTCGATCTCTTTGATGTCACCGGTGAAGTCGATGGCGGGCGCGCCGCTGATCGCGCTCCCGACGCCGTAGCCGTCAATCGGCGCGCCCTGCGACTTAAGGAGCAGGACGCGCGCCAGATCGAGTCCGCCGCTGACGAAGAGCTTGACGCGGCGGTGCCCGGCCTGATCGAGACGCGCGCGCACCTCTTTGACCAGCTCGGGCGTCACACGCCCGCGCTCCGACGGCGTGTCGAGCCGCACGCCCCACAGCCGCTCGCCCATCGCGGCGGCGATGCGCAGCGCTTCCTCGGCCTCGTCCTTGAACGTGTCGACCAGCACGATGCGCGGCACGTCGGCGCCCATCGCGGCGTCGAATGCGCGCGCGGCGTCGAGCGTGTCGCCCATCAGCAGTACCAGTGCGTGCGGCATAGTGCCGGCGGCGGCCTTGCCGGCCAGCGCCGCGCCGGCCGGCGTCGCGCTGGTTGCACAGCCGCCGATGATCGCGGCGTACTCCATGCGCGCCGAGACGTCGGGGTGCACGTGGCGCGCGCCAAACATGGTGACGGGCGCGGGCGCGGCCGCGTCCACGATCGCGCGGGCGGCGGTCGCCCAGCCGCTCTCGCTGGCGAGGATGCCGAGCATCGCTGTCTCGTACAGACCGTAGGCGGCGTACGGCGCGCGGATGCGCAGCACGACCTCGCGCGCGGCGATCGGCTCGCCTTCCAGCAGCGACCAGATTTCGGCGCCGGCCGGCAGCACGCGGCGCAACAGCGCGTGCACCTCGTCCATGCCGCACAGCAGGCCGGCGCGGCCGGCGAAGATCTCCATGACGGCGACGGCGTCGCGGCCGGCGGCGCGCAGCGTGTCAAGTGCGCGCGCGAAGTAGATGTCGGCGCGCGCCGGGTCGAGCGCGCGGCTGATGTCGGGTTCGGTCATAATGGTTCCTTCCTTTGCCGTAGCAGGCGCGATGCGCCATACGGTGCTTATACCGCAAAACAGC
This portion of the Chloroflexota bacterium genome encodes:
- a CDS encoding MFS transporter, with amino-acid sequence MKPFNPARRTFYHGWAILGALSLTETVSWGIVYYGFSVFLPSIEKEFQWTRAETTGAFSLALLISGLAAIPVGRFLDRHGSRGLMTAGSIAATVLLALLSQINSLPAFYAIWAALGLTMAAILYDPAFTVLAQWFARHRSRAMTILTLFAGLASTIFNPLNNWIIQQQGWRMALLTLSLVLGVLTIAPHAFILRRRPADLGLRPDGDGVPPPAAPGKPTAAHAPSVTASEALQSATFWSLAVALVLTTLASITLSVHLIPYLLEKGYPSDFAALSVGLIGFMQIPGRLFFAPLMRFLPRRAVMVTIALMQGGAVVLLALTSDLTGVLLFVAFFGMANGMSTLVRASSLAEYFGPANYGTISGWVGLFTTLARAAGPLGAGLMYTAFHGYLPVFWTLAGAALISAVAFYMADAWWRLRT
- a CDS encoding nicotinate phosphoribosyltransferase, whose product is MTEPDISRALDPARADIYFARALDTLRAAGRDAVAVMEIFAGRAGLLCGMDEVHALLRRVLPAGAEIWSLLEGEPIAAREVVLRIRAPYAAYGLYETAMLGILASESGWATAARAIVDAAAPAPVTMFGARHVHPDVSARMEYAAIIGGCATSATPAGAALAGKAAAGTMPHALVLLMGDTLDAARAFDAAMGADVPRIVLVDTFKDEAEEALRIAAAMGERLWGVRLDTPSERGRVTPELVKEVRARLDQAGHRRVKLFVSGGLDLARVLLLKSQGAPIDGYGVGSAISGAPAIDFTGDIKEIDGQPVAKRGRIPGLSDTPRLRRITLNG